The following proteins are co-located in the Candidatus Poribacteria bacterium genome:
- a CDS encoding ABC transporter permease subunit → MLITLIRRELLDNLMTFRFAAAVFITLLLVVANTAVLIQDYERRLAAYNTALKTHQDKLQEFKAYSGYELNIDRPPNPLSIFNAGFDKQLGNQVPIYHAFVPTLWDASMHGSDNPFLNIFTSIDIVFIFEVILSLTALLFAYDAFAGERERGTLRLVLAQSVRRGHILLAKYISAMLCLLMPLLLSLLFAMILLTNNRSLSLSPDDFLRIGGIVLTSLVYLSVFYLIGMLISEVSRRTSTALMLSMFAWGFLVLVYPNMILAVMSPSSPPRAQIDSTANQMKQIWEEFDRERKDFLVNDPVPGESMWFGIGASGWSSEYLIQRTSKLNVYLKNTLNIGKINEQSESQVPHAQGYFRFLEPRVIGNAEKTWLLRKPGLENIFVRPAGIDKTLLKLSPMGIYDSATQAWTGTDLNGIRDFFDAARQYRQRVINYFYDKEAFGEQQWFSANQGAVDWSRLPQFRFKRSDIGVNTKRALPDVCLLLLINVILFMAIFLIFIKSEV, encoded by the coding sequence CTCTTGCTTGTCGTCGCAAATACTGCTGTGCTTATTCAGGATTATGAACGGCGGTTGGCAGCTTATAACACCGCTCTCAAAACACATCAGGATAAACTCCAAGAGTTCAAAGCCTATTCGGGTTATGAATTGAATATAGATCGTCCACCGAATCCGCTGAGTATCTTCAACGCCGGATTTGATAAACAACTCGGAAACCAAGTTCCAATCTATCACGCCTTTGTACCTACACTTTGGGACGCTTCCATGCACGGGTCAGATAACCCGTTTCTTAACATCTTCACATCAATTGATATCGTCTTCATCTTTGAGGTTATCCTCAGCTTGACAGCACTGCTATTCGCCTACGATGCTTTCGCTGGTGAGCGCGAACGCGGCACCTTACGTCTTGTTCTGGCACAATCGGTGAGGCGTGGACACATTCTGCTTGCAAAATACATCAGTGCAATGCTCTGTCTGCTTATGCCGTTGCTGTTAAGTCTCCTCTTCGCGATGATTTTGCTAACGAACAACCGTTCCCTCTCGCTTTCACCTGATGATTTTCTTCGCATTGGTGGGATTGTTCTAACATCGCTGGTATACCTATCGGTGTTTTACCTCATTGGGATGCTGATTTCTGAGGTATCTCGTAGGACCAGCACCGCCCTCATGCTATCTATGTTCGCCTGGGGATTTCTGGTGTTGGTTTATCCAAACATGATTCTCGCCGTGATGTCGCCATCGAGTCCGCCGCGCGCACAAATTGATTCTACCGCGAATCAGATGAAACAGATATGGGAAGAATTTGACAGAGAACGAAAGGATTTTCTCGTCAATGACCCTGTTCCCGGCGAAAGCATGTGGTTTGGTATTGGAGCATCCGGATGGAGTAGTGAATACCTTATACAACGCACATCAAAATTAAATGTTTACCTCAAGAATACCCTTAATATTGGCAAAATTAATGAGCAATCTGAGTCACAAGTTCCACACGCTCAGGGTTATTTCCGCTTTCTTGAACCCCGCGTTATCGGTAATGCAGAGAAAACATGGCTGCTCCGAAAACCTGGACTTGAAAATATCTTTGTGCGACCTGCAGGTATTGATAAAACCTTACTGAAACTCTCACCCATGGGCATCTATGACTCAGCAACGCAAGCCTGGACAGGCACAGATTTGAACGGTATCCGTGATTTTTTCGATGCAGCGCGTCAATATCGCCAAAGAGTCATCAACTATTTTTATGACAAAGAGGCTTTTGGGGAACAACAATGGTTTTCCGCCAACCAAGGGGCAGTCGATTGGAGCAGACTGCCGCAATTCCGTTTTAAAAGAAGCGACATCGGCGTAAATACAAAACGCGCATTACCCGATGTCTGTCTATTGCTGCTAATCAATGTTATTCTTTTCATGGCAATATTTCTAATCTTCATCAAAAGTGAAGTGTAG